One window of Globicephala melas chromosome 2, mGloMel1.2, whole genome shotgun sequence genomic DNA carries:
- the CCDC197 gene encoding LOW QUALITY PROTEIN: uncharacterized protein CCDC197 (The sequence of the model RefSeq protein was modified relative to this genomic sequence to represent the inferred CDS: inserted 1 base in 1 codon; deleted 1 base in 1 codon), whose product MLATVDTGQEAGLSNTGDKDRDLQVLFQELCQLQAKQRKLRREXHKVFEDYLIKVLEKVPKGYNQGEEPEEAPVEAMVGHYGKLFAVSQDIQKLLEAFFKMSQAVHESLRESLEGGHRALIPSLKIQLFQLQKKCHRKQEQWRQLEHGVTYQKDTGSCDVRSKVADHNPESLKSTPLELPRSRLLNCMQMVINSAAQQCCASAHGTPKGTGLFSKLDLIREFMLDTMETVRFISLLRGPRVCWTADNPKDRGLRRYPRPFRKHSESQNSIPRTPFPSTQTSESPAWMEERPGYFETCARDCKCWPAHGNISNVFKPEPTWHHSLILAASYQDAQPWVSKLLSSSAQGEM is encoded by the exons ATGTTGGCGACCGTGGACACAGGCCAGGAGGCTGGCCTGAGCAATACCGGTGACAAGGACCGGGACCTGCAGGTGCTGTTCCAGGAACTCTGCCAACTCCAGGCAAA ACAGAGGAAGCTGAGGAGAG GTCATAAGGTTTTTGAAGACTATCTGATCAAGGTCCTTGAGAAAGTCCCCAAGG GCTACAACCAAGGGGAGGAGCCAGAGGAGGCCCCGGTGGAGGCCATGGTGGGGCACTATGGGAAGCTCTTCGCAGTCAGCCAGGACATCCAGAAGCTTCTGGAGGCCTTCTTCAAGATGAGCCAGGCCGTCCACGAAAGCCTG AGGGAGTCTCTAGAGGGAGGCCATAGGGCTCTTATCCCG AGCCTCAAGATCCAGCTCTTCCAGCTGCAGAAGAAGTGTCACCGCAAGCAGGAGCAGTGGCGGCAGCTGGAACACGGTGTCACCTACCAGAAAGACACAGGCAGCTGTGAT GTGAGAAGTAAGGTTGCTGATCACAACCCTGAAAGCCTGAAGTCCACACCTCTGGAGCTTCCCAGA AGCCGGCTGCTAAACTGCATGCAAATGGTCATCAACAGCGCGGCCCAGCAGTGCTGCGCCTCTGCCCACGGCACGCCCAAGGGCACGGGTCTCTTCTCCAAGCTTGACCTCATCCGG gaATTTATGTTGGACACAATGGAGACTGTGAGATTCATCTCACTGCTCAGGGGACCTAGAGTGTGCTGGACAGCAGACAACCCCAAGGACCGGGGCCTCAGAAGGTACCCCAGACCATTCAGGAAACATTCAGAGAGTCAAAATTCGATCCCCAGGACCCCCTTTCCTAGCACCCAGACTTCAGAGTCCCCAGCCT GGATGGAG GAACGGCCTGGCTACTTCGAGACTTGTGCCCGAGACTGTAAGTGCTGGCCAGCCCATGGGAACATCTCAAACGTCTTCAAACCCGAGCCCACCTGGCACCA CTCGCTCATCCTGGCTGCCAGCTACCAGGATGCCCAGCCCTGGGTCTCCAAGCTGCTCTCCAGCTCTGCGCAAGGGGAGATGTGA